One genomic segment of Mangifera indica cultivar Alphonso chromosome 6, CATAS_Mindica_2.1, whole genome shotgun sequence includes these proteins:
- the LOC123218374 gene encoding RING-H2 finger protein ATL3 gives MDHSRENNSFNDSPSVLMTGQIMVVAIILLFVVVVFVLFLHLYAKWFWWRIEQPPSPPASRRRRRRFVFAPGQDPAFTVRTGLDPAVLRSIPVVTFSPQEFRDGLECAVCLSELVEGEKARLLPKCNHGFHVECIDMWFQSHSTCPLCRNLVDVQCSNSIEIAEVIDMQFPQENSVSGSSTESPNFPTNVLFWGNETQVRTGGSSLEEGSSSSSSTASESSSSSSSSTLIASRRGEMLVIDIPVTMSEHLSSSSPIRSPDEELKSPMTTRLRSLKRLLSREKRVSPSCGSSSSTASSSFDIEQIRK, from the coding sequence ATGGATCACTCTAGAGAGAATAATTCGTTCAACGACTCGCCTTCAGTGCTAATGACAGGCCAAATAATGGTGGTGGCAATTATACTTCTTTTTGTGGTAGTAGTGTTTGTTCTTTTCCTTCATCTTTATGCCAAATGGTTCTGGTGGCGCATTGAACAGCCACCTTCTCCGCCTGCTTCACGTCGCCGGCGTCGTCGTTTTGTCTTTGCTCCTGGCCAAGACCCTGCTTTCACTGTACGTACTGGCCTTGACCCTGCCGTGCTTCGCTCCATTCCCGTGGTTACTTTCTCTCCACAAGAATTTAGAGATGGACTTGAATGTGCAGTTTGTTTGTCTGAGCTTGTTGAAGGAGAGAAAGCTAGACTACTGCCTAAATGTAACCATGGGTTTCATGTTGAGTGTATTGATATGTGGTTCCAGTCTCATTCGACTTGCCCGCTGTGTAGGAATCTTGTTGATGTTCAATGCTCTAATTCTATCGAAATAGCAGAGGTGATTGATATGCAGTTTCCACAAGAAAATTCAGTTTCTGGATCCTCAACAGAATCTCCTAACTTTCCTACTAATGTATTGTTTTGGGGAAATGAAACTCAAGTTCGTACTGGTGGTTCTTCTTTAGAAGagggttcttcttcttcttcatccacTGCTTCTgaatcatcatcatcgtcttcttcttcaacgTTGATTGCAAGCAGGCGAGGTGAAATGTTAGTAATTGATATTCCTGTGACTATGAGTGAAcatttatcatcatcatctccaATAAGATCTCCTGATGAGGAGTTAAAGTCGCCCATGACAACAAGATTGAGGTCATTGAAGAGGCTTTTGAGTAGAGAAAAAAGGGTAAGTCCCAGTTGTGGTAGTAGTAGTAGTACTGCTAGTAGTTCTTTTGACATTGAGCAGattagaaaatga
- the LOC123218897 gene encoding uncharacterized protein LOC123218897, with translation MRVSIFHTIISKFTNLKGFQFGSWPLPSLVYLIESLEWFYSFRAAMRNSMIHLDYETSDYSVHAFDPQVDFSQFLEEAKQHARETKLKASSTYLEEPSKGKTGEEKKMKKSWKNSLFGWWKVEKKSKTSTELANTSHISKPRKGHVSGPIYGSGRGDDTRRNKRPTSGPITTIFNPVRRVENEIPYMSLDQLNDSHHVKSYGPVYLVT, from the exons ATGAGGGTTTCTATTTTCCATACTATAATCtctaaatttacaaatttgaagGGGTTTCAGTTTGGTAGTTGGCCTTTACCTTCTTTGGTCTACTTGATAGAATCTTTGGAATG GTTTTATAGCTTTCGGGCAGCGATGAGGAACTCTATGATACACCTGGACTATGAAACAAGTGATTATAGTGTCCATGCGTTTGATCCACAGGTTGATTTCTCACAG TTCCTGGAAGAAGCAAAACAACATGCAAGAGAGACGAAATTGAAGGCGTCATCAACATATTTAGAAGAGCCTAGCAAGGGAAAAACaggagaagagaaaaagatgaaaaaatcaTGGAAGAATTCTCTGTTTGGATGGTGGAAAGTGGAGAAAAAGAGCAAAACCAGCACTGAACTTGCAAATACTTCTCATATTTCAAAGCCAAGAAAGGGTCATGTGTCTGGTCCGATATATGGCAGTGGCAGGGGAGATGATACAAGGAGGAACAAGCGTCCAACTTCCGGGCCAATCACTACCATCTTCAACCCCGTCAGGAGAGTGGAGAATGAGATACCTTATATGAGTCTTGATCAGCTTAATGACTCTCATCATGTTAAGTCTTATGGACCCGTTTATTTGGTTACTTAG
- the LOC123219650 gene encoding putative RING-H2 finger protein ATL61, with amino-acid sequence MMISITAAVMFIAMLIVCSFHLYNRWFGQSQSGGDNQGHKENGSTQFHAEIDCTVCLNKVLQGEPLRVLPTCHHGFHAYCIDAWLKLHSTCPLCRADVPCSQPAPKLEGLVSWLLSSLTSVSNWMEISFNDEIKTAICADFGSLS; translated from the coding sequence ATGATGATCAGTATTACTGCAGCAGTGATGTTCATCGCCATGCTTATAGTTTGCTCATTCCATTTATACAACAGATGGTTTGGACAGTCACAGTCAGGTGGTGACAACCAAGGCCACAAAGAAAATGGCAGCACCCAATTTCATGCTGAAATTGATTGTACGGTATGCCTGAACAAGGTGTTACAAGGTGAACCATTGAGGGTTCTACCAACATGTCACCATGGTTTCCATGCTTACTGCATTGATGCTTGGCTCAAGTTACATTCAACATGTCCTCTTTGCAGGGCTGATGTCCCTTGCAGTCAGCCAGCTCCTAAGCTTGAGGGTCTCGTTTCTTGGTTGTTGTCTTCGTTAACAAGTGTAAGTAACTGGATGGAGATTTCTTTTAATGATGAGATCAAGACGGCCATTTGTGCAGATTTTGGAAGTTTGTCTTGA
- the LOC123218896 gene encoding ubiquitin-conjugating enzyme E2 34-like gives MAEKACVKRLQKEYRALCKEPVSHVVASPSPNDILEWHYVLEGSEGTPFAGGYYYGKIKFPPEYPYKPPGITMITPSGRFMTQKKICLSMSDFHPESWNPMWSVSSILTGLLSFMMETSPTTGSVNSTPDEKRRLAKASLAFNCKNATFRKMFPEYVEKYNQQRLAEQQVLEQVLPDAPHEENSQPKVEKVVNLPKDIKTVDTVKDTRRNRKQTLPTWMMLLLVSIFGVVMALPLLQL, from the exons ATGGCAGAGAAAGCATGTGTTAAGCGTCTTCAGAAAGAATATAGAGCACTCTGTAAA GAACCAGTCTCCCATGTGGTTGCAAGCCCATCCCCAAATGACATTCTTGAGTGGC ATTATGTCTTGGAGGGAAGTGAAGGGACACCTTTTGCAG GTGGATACTATTATGGAAAGATCAAATTCCCCCCAGAGTATCCATATAAACCTCCTGGAATCAC CATGATCACTCCCAGTGGAAGGTTCATGACACAAAAGAAAATCTGCTTATCTATGAGTGACT ttCATCCAGAGAGTTGGAACCCTATGTGGTCTGTATCAAG CATACTCACAGGGCTTCTCTCATTCATG ATGGAAACTAGTCCTACCACTGGCAGTGTGAATTCAACCCCTGATGAGAAGCGACGACTAGCAAAAGCATCTCTTGCTTTCAATTGTAAGAA TGCGACATTCAGGAAAATGTTTCCAGAATATGTGGAGAAGTATAACCAGCAGCGGCTTGCAGAGCAGCAGGTTTTGGAGCAGGTGCTGCCAGATGCACCTCACGAAGAAAATTCCCAACCAAAGGTTGAAAAAGTTGTTAATTTGCCAAAGGACATTAAAACTGTAGATACTGTGAAGGACACGAGAAGAAACAGGAAGCAGACATTGCCAACCTGGATGATGTTGCTTTTGGTTTCCATCTTTGGCGTTGTAATGGCATTGCCTCTACTTCAACTTTGA